Within the Aquificaceae bacterium genome, the region GCTGGAAAGGGAGCTTGGGCGTGAGCCTACGGAAGAGGAGATAGAGAAAAGGATAAGAAAAGAAGGCTACAAGATAAGTCCTGAGGAGGTAGATAAATGTCTTCAACTTTGTAGAGTGCCACTGTCTTTGGACGCTCCTGTTGGTGAGAACGAAGATACCTTCTTCGTAGACTTTCTCAGTCAACATGGCACTGCGGACGTGGAAGAGAAAATAATAAACGAGGTGTTAGAGAAGGAGATAGAAGAGCTTCTGAACAAACTTCCAGAGAAGGAAAGAAGGGTTATAGAGCTAAGGTTTGGTCTAAGAGGTGAAGAACCAAAGACCTTAAGAGAAATAGGTGATATACTGCAGATATCCAGAGAAAGGGTGCGTCAGTTAGAGACAAGGGCACTTAGAAAGCTCAGAAATATGGCTATGAAAAGACATCTAAAAGATTTTCTAAGCTAATGGTCTCGGGTGTCCTTCTTGTAGACAAACCAAAGGGTCCTACCTCTATGGAAGTCCTTGAAGGCATAAAAAAACGCTTTAAGGTAAAGGTAGGACATGCTGGCACTCTTGACCCTATAGCTACTGGGCTGTTGGTAGTTCTTGTGGGTGAGGCAACCAAGTTCTCTCAGTTTTTCATAGGACTTGATAAAACCTACGAGACAACCGCAAAGCTGGGTGAGATAACAGATACCTATGACGCGGAGGGTAAGATTACTCAATCAAGACCAGTGGAAGTTTCCTGCCAAGATATAGAGGCTGTGTTAAAGACTTTTACAGGAAAACTCCTTCAAAAACCTCCACCCTTTTCAGCAAAGAGGATAGGTGGCAAAAGGGCTTATGAGCTTGCAAGAAGTGGTTTAAAGGTTGATATAAAGCCTGTAGAGGTTTATGTATACAAGGCTGAGCTCTTGGAATGTGAAATACCCTTTGTGAAGTTCCTTTTTGAGGTTTCCTCTGGCACATATATAAGAAGTCTAATTCATGACATTGGACTGGAGCTCTCTTGTGGTGCTCATATGGTGGAGTTAAGAAGGTTAAGAGTAGGTAGTTTTAACGTGGGAATGGCGGTATCCTACAACAGGCTCTTGTCTTTGGAAGACCTTTCTGGGCTTTTAATCCCAGTGGGAGAAGCACTAAGCTTTATGCCAAAAATAACTCTTGAGGGTGGACTTTCAAGAAGAATAAAGCATGGCTCTGTCATAAGGCTAAAGGAAAGCCTTGAGAAAACCTTTGTAAGGCTCTACGAATATGATACCTTTATAGGAGTGGGTCTTATTGAGGGCAATACTCTCAGACCCTACAGGCTTATGCAAGGGCTTTGAGTTTTTCTTCTATATAATGCTCCACCAAAGCGTCTATAAGTTCGTCCAATTTACCTTCAAGCACATCTCCAAGCTTGTATAAGGTTAAGTTTATCCTATGGTCCGTAACTCTATTCTGTGGAAAGTTGTAAGTTCTTATCTTTTCGCTCCGCTCACCTGTGCCTACCTGTTGTCTTCTTTCCCTTGCAAGCTCCTCTTCCTTTTGTCGTTCATAAAAGTCTTTTAGTCTTGCGTAAAGTATCTTTAGTGCTTTTTGCTTGTTTTGGAATTGAGACCTTTCGTCTTGACAGGATACGGTTATGCCGGTAGGAAGATGGGTTATTCTTACTGCAGTTTCTGTAGTGTTTACGTACTGACCACCTGCACCGCTTGCCCTAAAGGTTTCTATTTTTAGGTCCTTTGGGTCTATTTGAATCTCCGTCTCATCCGTTTCTGGAAGGACTGCCACCGTTGCAGTGGAAGTGTGTATCCTTCCTCCCGCTTCGGTTATTGGCACTCTCTGGACTCTGTGGACTCCGCTCTCAAACTTAAGCCTTGAATATACACCCTCACCTTCTATAAGAGCAATAACCTCCTTGTAGCCTCCCAAACCAGTCCTATTGGCAGATAGGATGCTAAACTTCCAACCCTTTTCTTCCGCATACTTTCTATACATGTTTAGAAGGTCTGCCACAAAAAGCGCTGCCTCTTCACCACCTACGCCCGCCCTTATCTCCAATATAACATTCTTGCTGTCCCTTGGGTCCTTGGGAAGTAGCAGGACTCTTATGTGTTTTTCTGTCTTCTCTAACTCTTGCGTAAGTCTTTCTATCTCTTCTTTTGCAAGGTCTTTTAGCTCTTCGTTTTTCAAAAGCTCTTTTGCCTGCTCAAGGTCAGAGAGCAGTTTTCTATACTCTTTGTATGCAGTATAAACTTCTTCTATATCCTTTAGCTCTTTTCCAAGTTTCGTGAGCTTTTCCCTGTCTGAGACCACCTCTGGACTGCTAAGCTGATACTGTAGCTCCAAATACTTTTGCTCTATGGATTTTAACCTTTCCTCAAGCTCAGGACTTAGCATTATCCTTTGCCCTTTAGCTCCAAAAAGGCTGGCTTTACCCTTAGCTTACCTGTATAAAAGGGATGGCAGGCATTACAAGTCTCAAGGTAAACAGTCCCGCCTTTTGTGGAAAGCAGTGTAAAGCTATTGCCACAACCACAGACAAAATGAGTAGGTTTAAGCTCTGGATGTAAGCCCTTCTTCATCCTTTCACCTCCGTGAAACTATCTATTATAACAGATTTTAGGTTCTCCACCGCAGTCTGCAACTGGTCAAGGCTTTTCACACTACCCTGCACCAAGTCATCCCTTCCACCACCACCGCCACCAAGATACTTAGAAACCACCTTCATAAGCTCCCTTGCGGAAAGCTTATCTGTAAGCTCCTTAGAAAGTGCTATAAGGCATGACGCTTTTTCTCCCCTTTTGCTAATTAGAAAGACCACCGCTCTGTCTGTATTGTTTCTTATCCTGTCCGCAAGGACAAGCATGTCTTTTGGCTCAACCTCCTCAAGCACGCCAAAATACAAATCTATCTCTCCCACCTTTTCCTTCTTTACCTCTGAGAGGTTATTCCCAGCAAGTAGCTTTTCCTTTAGTCTGCTTATTTCCCTTTCCTTTTCCCTTAGCTCTTCCGTAAGTCTTTGCACAGCCTTTGGGATATCCTCTGAGGAAACCCCAAGAGACCTGGCAATTTCAAGAAGCCTTCTCCTCTCCTCAAAGGCATGCTCTACCGCCCACCTTCCCGTTTTTGCAATAATGCGCCTTACACCCGCACCTACCGAGGATTCAGAGACTATCATGAAATATCCTATGTCCCCCGTTCTTTTCACATGAGTTCCACCGCAAAGCTCCTTTGAAAAGTCCCCCACGCTAAGGACTCTTACCCTCTCTCCATACTTTTCCTCAAAGATGGCAATGGCACCGCTTCTTATGGCGGACTGGTAGTCCATCTCCTCCACCAACACAGGTTGGTTTTTCATTATCTGCAGGTTTACAAGCTCCTCCACCTTCCTTATTTCCTCTTCTGTGAGAGGCTGAAAATGTGTAAAGTCAAAACGCAGATACTGGTCCGCTACCAAAGAACCCGCCTGACGCACGTGTTCGCCAAGCACCTCTCTCAAAGCAGAGTGTAAAAGATGCGTTGCGGTATGGTTTCTTTTTATGTCCTCTCTCCTTTCCTCCTCTATGCGTGCAAAGACTCTGTCTCCAAGCCTTATTGACCCCTTTGACACATAACCTATATGTGCTATCACACCCTCCACTGGCGACTGGGTATCCTCCACAAAAAAGAGACCCTCCGAGGTTTGTATAATACCCCTGTCTCCTATTTGACCACCCCTTTCTGCGTAAAAGGGAGTTTCCCTTAGAAACACTTCGCCCCTCTCTCCTTCCCTTAATTCAGAAACAAGCTCACCATCCTTTAATAGTGCTATAACCTCTGTGTGTAGGCTTGTCTCTTCGTAGCCCAGAAAGGTAGAGGTTTTCCCAAGCTCCTTTAAGTGTTGATAAACAGGCTTTGTAGCCTTTACCTCTATCTTAAAGTGTTTTCTTGCCTTTTCCCTTTGCTCTTCCATTTCCCTCTGGAAGCCTTCCATATCAACCTTTAGACCCTTCTCCCTTGCCATGTCTTCAAAGAGGTCAACAGGAAAGCCATAGGTATCGTAAAGACTAAACACAAGATTTCCTGGTATAAGACCCTTTTCCGCCTTTTGAAGAATCTCTTCTGCGTAAGGCATACCTCTTTTGAGAGTGTTTATAAACCTCTCCTCCTCCGCCTTGACTACAGACTTTACAAAGGACTTTAACTGAAGAAGTTCAGGATAAGGCTCTTTCATTACGTCCACCACAAGGTCAATACCTTTATAGAGAAAAGGCTCTTCTATTCCCAGCTTGTAGCCATATCTCATGGCACGCCTTAAAATTCTTCTTATCACATAGCCCCTGCCTGCATTGGAAGGAAGAACACCATCACTTATGGCAAAGGTCAAAGCCCTAAGATGGTCCGCTATTACCCTTAAGGCACTATCTGTTTCAAAGTTTTCCCCATAAACCCTTCCAGAAAGCTCTTCACCAAAGGCTATAAGAGGTCTTATAAGGTCTATTTCAAAGTTGGTCCTTGTTTTCTGAAGCACGCTGGCAACCCTTTCAAGCCCCATACCCGTGTCTATGTTAGGCTTTGGCAAAGGAGTCAAGTTTCCCCTTTCATCCCTGTTGTATTGCATAAAGACCAAGTTCCATATTTCAAGGTATCTCTCCGGCTCGTATTCTGGACCCCTATCCACATATATCTCGGAAGAGGGACCGCAGGGACCCGTATCACCCATCTGCCAAAAGTTGTCCTCCTCCCCCATTTTCCATATGCGGTCTTCCGAAAGCCCTATGTGGTCTCTCCATATGAGAAAGGCTTCCTCATCCTCTCTAAAAACGCTTACGTATATCCTCTCCTTTGGTATCTTTAGATATTCGGTAACGAACTCCCAAGCGTATTCTATGGCTTCCTTTTTAAAGTAGTCTCCAAAGGAGAAGTTTCCAAGCATTTCAAAAAAGGTATGATGCCTTGAGGTAAAACCTACGCTTTCAAGGTCGTTGTGTTTTCCAGAAACCCTAAGACATTTTTGGCAAGAGACCGCCCTCGTGTATGGTCTTTTTTCTATGCCAAGAAAAACATCCTTAAAAGGCACCATACCAGCGTTTACAAATAGAAGAGTTGGGTCCTTTTCTGGAATAAGGCTTGCGGACTTTACCCTTGTATGCCCCTTTTTTTCAAAAAAGCTTAAAAAAAGCTCACGGATTTCATGCCCTGTCATAAGCATAGAATTATACACAAAGTAGTGCTACAGGCAAGCTCTTGGGTTATATTTATTAGCATGGGTTATGTTATCAACACCATAGAAGACCTTGAGAGGATACTCAGAGAAAACCCCGAGTGGCGCGAGAGGATAAGAAGCCTTATATTGGAGGAGGAACTCAGAAGGCTTCCTGCGAGGTTTGAAAGGTTTGTAGAGGAGGAGTTCAGACCACTGAAGGCGGACGTGGAGATTCTCAAGAAAGATGTAGGAGTTCTTAAGATAGATGTGGCAAAGCTAAGAGGAGAAAGTTTTGAAAGAAAGGTTAGAGAAAACGCACCTGCCTTCCTTGGCAGAGTTATAAGAAGACTAAGACCTATAGACAAGTTTACCCTTGCGGACATACTGGACGATGCTATAGATAGTGGTCTTATAGACGAAGACATGAAAGACTTTGCTCTAAAGGTTGACTTTGCTGGCAAAGGAAGGCTCAAGGAAACTGGAAAGGAGGTTCATGTAGCCCTTGAGGCAACTTTGACCCTTTATCCAGAGGATGTGGAAAAGGTCTTCAAGAGGGCTATGATAATCTCAAAGGCGGTAGGACAAGAAACCATTCCTGTGGTAGTTTATCTAAACGCAAAGGAGGAAGCCCTTTCCCTCGCAGAAGAGATAGGCGTTTTGGCAGTAAAGACGGTGGCGGAAGAAGCCTAAGAGAGTAGTCTTTCAATTTCCTTTCTTGTCTCTTCTACGATTTCTTCGTAGCTCTTTCCTTGAGGTTTTATAGGCTTTCCAAAGACCACCTCTATCTTTGCAGGTTTTGGAAACTTATCGTATAGAGACAGGGATTGGTAAGTCCCTTTTATAGCGGTAGGCACTACAGGAACATGGAGCTCTTTGCTAAGTATGGCAAAGCCCTTTCTAAAGGGTAGAAGTCTTCCATCCCTCGTCCTTGCTCCTTCTGGAAAGATAACCACTACCTTACCAAGCCTCAAAGCCCATGCGGTTTTCTGGAGAGACTCTTTTAGCCTTTTGTCCAAGTTAACCGTTATCACATGAGCAAGCCTGCCAAAAACTGCACTCAAAGGGTCTCTAAAGTATTCTTCCGCTCCAAGGAAGTAGGTTTTGAGGGCTATATCTTGTGGCAGTGCACAAGCCAATACAAAACCATCTAAATAGCTGGCGTGGTTTGGTGCAAGTATAAAAGGTGGTTCAGGCAAGTTTTCAAGCCCACGAACCTCAAGGCGGTTGTATAGTTTAAAAAAGGTCTTGAGAATTAACCTGCCTGTGCCAAAGGCAAAAGTATACTCTTTTAACTGGTATGGCTTTCCTTTGAGGAGTATATCCTTCCAATGGACTTCTGAAAGTTCAAGCTTTTCCTTCCCTTTAGATACAAGCCTTACCACATCTTGGACTTTTGGGTTGTTTATTAGGTCTTCTTCGGAGACAGAGACCCCAAAGGTAGATTCAAGAAAGCTAAGAAACTCCACCTTTCCCAAAGAGTCTAACCCAAGGTCAAGCTCAAGATGATGGTATCCCTTTACTTCTCGCTGGGTTAGCCCATGAAGAAAGCTCCTTATAGCCTGACCC harbors:
- the alaS gene encoding alanine--tRNA ligase, encoding MLMTGHEIRELFLSFFEKKGHTRVKSASLIPEKDPTLLFVNAGMVPFKDVFLGIEKRPYTRAVSCQKCLRVSGKHNDLESVGFTSRHHTFFEMLGNFSFGDYFKKEAIEYAWEFVTEYLKIPKERIYVSVFREDEEAFLIWRDHIGLSEDRIWKMGEEDNFWQMGDTGPCGPSSEIYVDRGPEYEPERYLEIWNLVFMQYNRDERGNLTPLPKPNIDTGMGLERVASVLQKTRTNFEIDLIRPLIAFGEELSGRVYGENFETDSALRVIADHLRALTFAISDGVLPSNAGRGYVIRRILRRAMRYGYKLGIEEPFLYKGIDLVVDVMKEPYPELLQLKSFVKSVVKAEEERFINTLKRGMPYAEEILQKAEKGLIPGNLVFSLYDTYGFPVDLFEDMAREKGLKVDMEGFQREMEEQREKARKHFKIEVKATKPVYQHLKELGKTSTFLGYEETSLHTEVIALLKDGELVSELREGERGEVFLRETPFYAERGGQIGDRGIIQTSEGLFFVEDTQSPVEGVIAHIGYVSKGSIRLGDRVFARIEEERREDIKRNHTATHLLHSALREVLGEHVRQAGSLVADQYLRFDFTHFQPLTEEEIRKVEELVNLQIMKNQPVLVEEMDYQSAIRSGAIAIFEEKYGERVRVLSVGDFSKELCGGTHVKRTGDIGYFMIVSESSVGAGVRRIIAKTGRWAVEHAFEERRRLLEIARSLGVSSEDIPKAVQRLTEELREKEREISRLKEKLLAGNNLSEVKKEKVGEIDLYFGVLEEVEPKDMLVLADRIRNNTDRAVVFLISKRGEKASCLIALSKELTDKLSARELMKVVSKYLGGGGGGRDDLVQGSVKSLDQLQTAVENLKSVIIDSFTEVKG
- the prfA gene encoding peptide chain release factor 1, whose protein sequence is MLSPELEERLKSIEQKYLELQYQLSSPEVVSDREKLTKLGKELKDIEEVYTAYKEYRKLLSDLEQAKELLKNEELKDLAKEEIERLTQELEKTEKHIRVLLLPKDPRDSKNVILEIRAGVGGEEAALFVADLLNMYRKYAEEKGWKFSILSANRTGLGGYKEVIALIEGEGVYSRLKFESGVHRVQRVPITEAGGRIHTSTATVAVLPETDETEIQIDPKDLKIETFRASGAGGQYVNTTETAVRITHLPTGITVSCQDERSQFQNKQKALKILYARLKDFYERQKEEELARERRQQVGTGERSEKIRTYNFPQNRVTDHRINLTLYKLGDVLEGKLDELIDALVEHYIEEKLKALA
- the truB gene encoding tRNA pseudouridine(55) synthase TruB, with protein sequence MVSGVLLVDKPKGPTSMEVLEGIKKRFKVKVGHAGTLDPIATGLLVVLVGEATKFSQFFIGLDKTYETTAKLGEITDTYDAEGKITQSRPVEVSCQDIEAVLKTFTGKLLQKPPPFSAKRIGGKRAYELARSGLKVDIKPVEVYVYKAELLECEIPFVKFLFEVSSGTYIRSLIHDIGLELSCGAHMVELRRLRVGSFNVGMAVSYNRLLSLEDLSGLLIPVGEALSFMPKITLEGGLSRRIKHGSVIRLKESLEKTFVRLYEYDTFIGVGLIEGNTLRPYRLMQGL
- the rpmE gene encoding 50S ribosomal protein L31, which gives rise to MKKGLHPELKPTHFVCGCGNSFTLLSTKGGTVYLETCNACHPFYTGKLRVKPAFLELKGKG